A genome region from Streptomyces sp. NBC_01296 includes the following:
- the npdG gene encoding NADPH-dependent F420 reductase, producing MTSTDSNQTSPATAPAKAPAKDPWDLPDVSGLVVGVLGGTGDQGRGLAYRLARAGQKVIIGSRAADRAQSAADELGLGVEGADNAECARRSDIVIIAVPWEGHAKTLEALREDLAGKLVVDCVNPLGFDKQGAYALPVEEGSAAQQAAALLPDSRVTAAFHHLSAVLLQDESVEEIDTDVMVLGESRADTDIVQALAGRIPGMRGVFAGRLRNAHQVESLVANLISANRRYKAHTGLRVTDV from the coding sequence ATGACCTCCACAGACAGCAACCAGACTTCCCCCGCGACGGCGCCGGCCAAGGCACCGGCCAAGGACCCGTGGGACCTGCCGGACGTCTCCGGCCTCGTCGTCGGCGTCCTCGGCGGCACCGGCGACCAGGGCCGGGGCCTGGCCTACCGGCTCGCCCGGGCCGGCCAGAAGGTGATCATCGGCTCCCGCGCCGCCGACCGCGCGCAGAGCGCCGCCGACGAACTGGGCCTCGGCGTGGAGGGCGCGGACAACGCCGAGTGCGCGCGCCGCAGCGACATCGTGATCATCGCGGTGCCGTGGGAGGGACACGCCAAGACCCTCGAAGCCCTCCGCGAGGACCTCGCGGGCAAGCTCGTGGTGGACTGCGTCAACCCGCTGGGCTTCGACAAGCAGGGCGCGTACGCCCTCCCCGTCGAAGAGGGCAGTGCGGCCCAGCAGGCCGCGGCGCTGCTCCCCGACTCCCGGGTGACGGCGGCCTTCCACCACCTCTCGGCGGTCCTGCTCCAGGACGAGTCCGTCGAGGAGATCGACACCGACGTGATGGTCCTCGGCGAATCCCGCGCCGACACGGACATCGTGCAGGCGCTGGCCGGCCGTATCCCGGGCATGCGCGGGGTCTTCGCAGGCCGCCTGCGCAACGCCCACCAGGTGGAGTCCCTGGTCGCCAACCTGATCTCCGCGAACCGCCGCTACAAGGCCCACACGGGCCTGCGCGTCACGGACGTCTGA
- a CDS encoding TerD family protein, giving the protein MQEISKGANVSLTALSEDAGAVVVSLSWSSASGAGDADVSVLLVDGDGKVRSENDFYFYNNPAAADGSVQLLGKAPTGSGDEDRISVDLTAVPEGVARIVVAASQYGGARFGDLDDLRMTVADRAGEPLVGFSIHDAGVETAFIFGELYRRGEEWKFRAVGQGYETGLAGLATDFGISVLEESEVGGEGGGVAADAEPAAQGAPAAEAEPGPPAGPAAVPPAVPAAVPAGPVAPEAGGSAAVPAQARGRGPRTTRKKVTLPKVAGNSLAENDSWRPARLFPVPTVKSDKEREVRATSVLLSVMAQVPEFGRRLTAAFGAPAGRMQTFTEVSLPHGETPRRPDGVIRVERAGKLWTALVETKTNGNPLKAEQVQQYMDIAARRGYEAVITLSNDVALEGTAMVDVKIDGRRKHKVSLWHLSWAEVAHQAQMLIRHEGVGNAAHAWLLQELLEYLRHEQSGCHGFQNMGAAWVPVRKGIEDETLALDDARAVEVVESWERLIRQVCLRLGGELGQKALPVQRVRRGSDPQARRSAAAQKLCRDGRLCAELRIDGTSSVIAVTADLRTGKVRTTVDVPAPEGSYPLTTVKRLVRLLAEAPADLHVETLVEGGNGPRGTLERLRPEPGDLLPKGGAPLSGFRLSLIKGMGNTRGNTESGFIRSVDEAVDRFYQGVVAHLGPVEARAGSRRG; this is encoded by the coding sequence ATGCAGGAGATCTCCAAGGGTGCGAACGTCAGCCTGACCGCCCTCAGCGAGGACGCCGGGGCCGTGGTCGTCAGCCTGAGCTGGAGCAGCGCGTCGGGGGCGGGCGACGCCGACGTCTCGGTGCTCCTCGTCGACGGGGACGGCAAGGTCCGCAGCGAGAACGACTTCTACTTCTACAACAACCCCGCCGCCGCCGACGGAAGCGTGCAGCTGCTGGGGAAGGCGCCGACCGGGAGTGGTGACGAGGACCGGATCAGTGTGGATCTCACCGCCGTCCCCGAGGGGGTCGCCCGGATCGTGGTGGCGGCCAGTCAGTACGGCGGTGCGCGCTTCGGCGACCTGGACGACCTGCGGATGACGGTCGCGGACCGGGCCGGCGAACCGCTCGTCGGGTTCTCGATCCACGACGCGGGCGTGGAGACCGCGTTCATCTTCGGTGAGCTGTACCGGCGCGGCGAGGAGTGGAAGTTCCGCGCGGTCGGGCAGGGCTACGAGACCGGACTGGCCGGTCTGGCCACGGACTTCGGCATCTCCGTCCTCGAGGAGAGCGAGGTCGGCGGGGAGGGCGGCGGGGTCGCCGCCGATGCCGAACCCGCGGCCCAGGGCGCGCCCGCGGCGGAGGCCGAGCCGGGGCCGCCCGCAGGCCCGGCCGCGGTCCCGCCTGCGGTCCCGGCCGCGGTCCCGGCCGGGCCTGTCGCGCCGGAGGCCGGGGGCAGCGCCGCCGTGCCCGCCCAGGCACGCGGCCGGGGTCCCCGTACGACCAGGAAGAAGGTCACCCTGCCCAAGGTGGCCGGGAACTCGCTCGCCGAGAACGACTCCTGGCGCCCGGCCCGGCTGTTCCCCGTCCCGACGGTGAAGAGCGACAAGGAGCGCGAGGTGCGCGCCACCTCCGTGCTGCTGTCCGTCATGGCGCAGGTGCCGGAGTTCGGCCGCCGCCTCACGGCGGCGTTCGGCGCCCCCGCCGGACGGATGCAGACCTTCACCGAGGTGTCCCTCCCCCACGGCGAGACCCCGCGGCGCCCGGACGGGGTGATCCGGGTCGAGCGCGCCGGAAAGCTCTGGACGGCGCTGGTGGAGACGAAGACGAACGGCAACCCGCTCAAGGCCGAGCAGGTCCAGCAGTACATGGACATCGCCGCCCGCCGCGGCTACGAGGCCGTGATCACGCTCTCCAACGACGTCGCCCTCGAGGGCACCGCCATGGTGGACGTCAAGATCGACGGGCGCCGCAAGCACAAGGTCAGCCTCTGGCACCTGTCCTGGGCCGAAGTGGCCCACCAGGCCCAGATGCTGATCCGCCACGAGGGCGTGGGCAACGCCGCGCACGCCTGGCTGCTGCAGGAGCTGCTGGAGTACCTCCGGCACGAGCAGTCGGGCTGCCACGGATTCCAGAACATGGGGGCCGCCTGGGTGCCCGTACGCAAGGGGATCGAGGACGAAACCCTCGCCCTCGACGATGCGCGCGCCGTCGAGGTGGTCGAGAGCTGGGAGCGGCTGATCCGCCAGGTCTGCCTGCGCCTGGGCGGGGAGCTCGGCCAGAAGGCGCTCCCGGTGCAGCGGGTCCGGCGCGGCAGCGATCCGCAGGCGCGCCGCTCCGCCGCGGCGCAGAAGCTGTGCCGGGACGGACGGCTCTGCGCGGAGCTGCGCATCGACGGGACGAGCAGCGTCATCGCGGTGACCGCCGATCTGCGGACGGGGAAGGTCCGCACCACGGTCGACGTACCGGCGCCGGAGGGCTCGTATCCGCTGACCACGGTCAAGCGGCTGGTCCGGCTGCTGGCCGAGGCGCCGGCGGACCTGCACGTGGAGACCCTCGTCGAGGGCGGGAACGGGCCGCGCGGCACCCTGGAGCGGCTGCGCCCCGAGCCGGGCGACCTGCTGCCCAAGGGCGGCGCGCCGCTCAGCGGGTTCCGGCTGTCGCTGATCAAGGGCATGGGCAACACCCGCGGCAACACCGAGTCCGGGTTCATCCGCAGCGTCGACGAGGCCGTGGACCGCTTCTACCAGGGGGTGGTGGCGCACCTGGGCCCCGTCGAGGCGCGCGCCGGCAGCCGCCGGGGCTGA
- a CDS encoding site-2 protease family protein gives MGHQGSRNERQISSVFLGIFAVMAVTGWAVWTGYSTSTGLAVFLFVTSAWIVSLCLHEYAHARTALHSGDLTVGAKGYLTLNPLKYTHALLSIILPVIFVIMGGLGLPGGAVYIEHDRIQGRWKHSLISAAGPLTNVAFAIVCTAPFWLNALDGVPMAFRFALAFLALLQVSAAILNFLPVPGLDGYGIIEPWLSYRIRREVAPLAPFGLIAVFALLWIPEINGYFFDVVRNLLSTLGVSDLETYCGRDLYRFWQDTNGFCTVPQS, from the coding sequence ATGGGTCATCAGGGCAGCCGCAACGAGCGGCAGATCAGTTCCGTATTCCTCGGCATCTTCGCCGTCATGGCGGTCACCGGTTGGGCCGTGTGGACGGGGTACTCGACGAGCACCGGGCTCGCCGTGTTCCTCTTCGTCACCTCGGCGTGGATCGTCTCGCTCTGCCTGCACGAGTACGCGCACGCCCGCACGGCCCTGCACAGCGGCGACCTCACCGTCGGGGCCAAGGGCTACCTGACGCTGAATCCGCTGAAGTACACGCACGCGCTGCTCAGCATCATCCTGCCGGTGATCTTCGTGATCATGGGCGGGCTGGGCCTGCCCGGCGGCGCCGTGTACATCGAGCACGACCGGATCCAGGGCCGCTGGAAGCACAGCCTGATCTCGGCGGCGGGCCCGCTGACCAACGTGGCCTTCGCGATCGTCTGCACCGCGCCGTTCTGGCTGAACGCCCTCGACGGGGTCCCGATGGCGTTCCGCTTCGCGCTCGCCTTCCTCGCGCTGCTCCAGGTCTCGGCGGCGATCCTGAACTTCCTGCCGGTGCCGGGCCTGGACGGCTACGGGATCATCGAGCCCTGGCTCTCGTACCGGATCCGCCGCGAGGTGGCGCCGCTGGCGCCGTTCGGGCTGATCGCCGTCTTCGCGCTGCTGTGGATCCCGGAGATCAACGGGTACTTCTTCGACGTGGTGCGCAATCTGCTGTCCACGCTGGGCGTGTCCGACCTGGAGACCTACTGCGGCCGCGACCTCTACCGCTTCTGGCAGGACACGAACGGCTTCTGCACGGTCCCGCAGTCCTAG
- a CDS encoding AfsR/SARP family transcriptional regulator — MRYAILGTAQAIRDDGTPVAVGGARLRALLTALALRPGRAVPVHLLVAEVWDADRPADAPAALQALVARLRRALGHGAVRSADGGYLLVAAREDVDLYRFERLARAGAAAQDPAEAAALYDEALALWRGPALADLPDPAAESARWEAVRLDARRGRLAAALALGEAERALPELTALCEQRPLDEPLQVLRIRALQDAGRPAEALAAYDTVRRTLAARLGTDPGPALRTLHTQLLTPAPAAAAQPPGPGRSTTGTAPAAEPGQGPGAEPAGGPVPPGQGNLRVRLTSFVGREGDIRVIREDLARARLVTLLGPGGAGKTRLSQEAAERAAVAWPDGVWLVELAPVDDPEDVAEAALTALGARETKLRGAAAEELRALTDRAGDQPLDRLAEHCARRRMLLILDNCEHVVGAAAELAEELLARCPSVRILATSREPLGVPGELLRPVEPLPDPVALRLLGDRGAAARPGFSVEDDPAAAAEICRRLDGLPLAIELAAARLRLLTPRQIADRLDDRFRLLTGGARTVLPRQQTLRAVVDWSWELLDEPERAVLRRLSVFAGGCDVAAAEAVCAGPDTLDTLDVLGSLVDKSLVVAAPGQGDGMRYRLLETVAEYAAERLAEAAGDRADTERRHLTYYRELARTTEPLLRGRRQREATGRFAAEYENLRTALRRAIAARETDEVLCLVHSLTWYWQMHELRAESRHWSDAAGALGPDPFAQPVTPAEPVYARLVDTPPPYTGELLTEAWRGIRLIQLASRDQTSMSWTSPEIRDRVEGVLAAYRPGLPQTCRFPAGLWIYAVMIAGESGLLREVLDATVDTARELDHRWELAGALQVRANVLANRAAWSGDAARDADESHALFEALGDDWGCAEALSARAESREKRGEYAAAADDFRAAIEHAERLGAPSQVTVLRVRMAGTLVESGALAEAEEILAGVVSTPLGYGNEVMPIARMFLASVYGRTDRIPEAHHQLQVLREEFAFGAFAVFDGFLLGTMAWLANQEGKYADALALLRPAMEAADDPLALMVAPQMPAVYLMTAALSHAGLGGAQHAYDAARLLGAYRALLPPQHFPVSMEREDAARAEELTRAVLGDAGYASAYAEGGGLTLEEATALI, encoded by the coding sequence GTGCGCTACGCGATTCTCGGCACTGCCCAGGCCATCCGCGACGACGGGACCCCCGTCGCCGTCGGCGGAGCGCGCCTGCGGGCGCTGCTGACGGCGCTCGCGCTGCGCCCGGGGCGGGCGGTGCCGGTGCACCTGCTCGTGGCCGAGGTGTGGGACGCGGACCGGCCGGCGGATGCGCCGGCCGCGCTGCAGGCGCTGGTGGCCCGGCTGCGAAGGGCGCTGGGACACGGGGCGGTGCGCTCGGCGGACGGCGGGTACCTGCTGGTCGCGGCGCGCGAGGACGTCGACCTGTACCGCTTCGAGCGGCTCGCACGGGCCGGAGCCGCGGCGCAGGACCCGGCCGAGGCGGCCGCCCTGTACGACGAGGCCCTGGCGCTGTGGCGCGGCCCGGCGCTGGCGGATCTCCCGGACCCGGCGGCCGAGTCCGCCCGGTGGGAGGCCGTACGCCTGGACGCGCGCCGGGGCCGGCTCGCGGCGGCCCTGGCCCTGGGCGAGGCCGAGCGCGCCCTCCCGGAGCTGACCGCCCTGTGCGAGCAGCGCCCGCTGGACGAGCCGCTCCAGGTCCTGCGGATCCGCGCGCTGCAGGACGCGGGCCGCCCGGCGGAGGCACTGGCCGCCTACGACACCGTCCGCCGCACCCTCGCCGCCCGCCTGGGCACGGACCCGGGCCCGGCCCTGCGGACCCTGCACACCCAACTCCTGACCCCTGCCCCGGCCGCCGCGGCGCAGCCCCCGGGCCCGGGGCGGAGCACCACCGGGACCGCCCCCGCGGCGGAGCCGGGCCAGGGGCCGGGCGCCGAGCCGGCCGGCGGCCCCGTACCGCCCGGACAGGGGAACTTGCGGGTGCGGCTGACCAGTTTCGTGGGGCGGGAAGGGGACATCCGGGTCATCCGGGAGGACCTGGCGCGGGCTCGGCTCGTCACCCTGCTCGGGCCCGGCGGGGCCGGGAAGACGCGGCTGTCCCAGGAGGCCGCCGAGCGCGCCGCCGTGGCCTGGCCCGACGGCGTGTGGTTGGTGGAGCTGGCCCCCGTGGACGATCCCGAGGACGTCGCCGAGGCGGCGCTCACCGCGCTCGGCGCGCGGGAGACCAAGCTGCGCGGCGCCGCCGCCGAGGAGCTGCGGGCGCTGACCGACCGGGCCGGGGACCAGCCCCTGGACCGGCTCGCGGAGCACTGCGCGCGGCGGCGGATGCTGCTGATCCTGGACAACTGCGAGCACGTCGTCGGCGCCGCCGCCGAGCTGGCCGAGGAACTCCTCGCGCGCTGCCCCAGCGTCCGGATCCTGGCCACCAGCCGCGAACCCCTCGGCGTGCCGGGGGAGTTGCTGCGGCCGGTGGAGCCGCTGCCCGACCCCGTCGCGCTGCGGCTCCTGGGAGACCGCGGGGCCGCCGCCCGGCCCGGGTTCAGCGTCGAGGACGACCCGGCCGCCGCCGCCGAGATCTGCCGCCGCCTCGACGGGCTGCCGCTCGCGATCGAGCTGGCCGCGGCCCGGCTGCGGCTGCTCACCCCGCGCCAGATCGCCGACCGCCTCGACGACCGGTTCCGGCTCCTGACCGGGGGAGCCCGTACCGTCCTGCCCCGCCAGCAGACCCTGCGCGCCGTCGTCGACTGGTCCTGGGAGCTGCTCGACGAGCCCGAGCGCGCCGTCCTGCGCCGCCTGTCCGTCTTCGCCGGCGGCTGCGACGTGGCCGCCGCCGAAGCCGTGTGCGCCGGCCCCGACACCCTCGACACCCTCGACGTCCTCGGCTCCCTCGTCGACAAGTCCCTCGTCGTCGCCGCCCCCGGCCAGGGCGACGGCATGCGCTACCGGCTCCTCGAGACCGTCGCCGAGTACGCCGCCGAGCGGCTGGCCGAGGCCGCCGGGGACCGCGCCGATACCGAGCGCCGCCACCTCACGTACTACCGCGAACTCGCCCGCACCACCGAGCCGTTGCTGCGCGGCCGCCGCCAGCGCGAGGCCACCGGCCGCTTCGCCGCCGAGTACGAGAACCTCCGGACCGCCCTGCGCCGCGCCATCGCCGCCCGCGAGACCGACGAGGTGCTCTGCCTGGTCCACTCCCTCACCTGGTACTGGCAGATGCACGAACTGCGCGCCGAATCCCGGCACTGGTCCGATGCCGCCGGCGCGCTCGGCCCCGACCCCTTCGCCCAGCCCGTCACCCCCGCCGAGCCGGTGTACGCACGACTCGTGGACACGCCCCCGCCGTACACCGGGGAGCTGCTCACCGAGGCCTGGCGCGGCATCCGGCTGATCCAGCTCGCCTCCCGCGACCAGACCAGCATGAGCTGGACCTCGCCGGAGATCCGGGACCGGGTCGAGGGGGTCCTCGCCGCCTACCGGCCCGGCCTGCCGCAGACCTGCCGCTTCCCTGCCGGCCTGTGGATCTACGCCGTGATGATCGCCGGGGAGTCCGGCCTGCTCCGGGAGGTCCTCGACGCCACCGTCGACACCGCCCGCGAGCTGGACCACCGCTGGGAGCTGGCCGGCGCCCTCCAGGTGCGGGCCAACGTACTGGCCAACCGGGCCGCCTGGTCCGGCGACGCGGCCCGCGACGCCGACGAGAGCCACGCCCTCTTCGAGGCGCTGGGCGACGACTGGGGCTGCGCCGAGGCCCTCTCCGCCCGCGCCGAATCCCGCGAGAAGCGGGGCGAGTACGCGGCGGCCGCCGACGATTTCCGCGCCGCGATCGAGCACGCCGAGCGGCTCGGCGCCCCCTCGCAGGTCACGGTCCTGCGCGTGCGGATGGCCGGGACCCTCGTCGAGAGCGGCGCGCTCGCCGAGGCCGAGGAGATCCTCGCCGGGGTCGTCAGCACCCCCCTCGGCTACGGCAACGAGGTCATGCCGATCGCCCGGATGTTCCTCGCGAGCGTCTACGGCCGCACCGACCGCATCCCCGAGGCCCACCACCAGCTCCAAGTGCTGCGCGAGGAGTTCGCGTTCGGCGCGTTCGCCGTCTTCGACGGGTTCCTGCTCGGCACGATGGCCTGGCTGGCGAACCAGGAGGGCAAGTACGCGGACGCCCTCGCCCTGCTGCGGCCGGCCATGGAGGCCGCCGACGACCCCCTCGCCCTGATGGTCGCCCCGCAGATGCCCGCCGTGTACCTGATGACGGCGGCGCTGTCCCACGCCGGCCTCGGCGGCGCGCAGCACGCGTACGACGCGGCGCGGCTGCTCGGCGCGTACCGGGCCCTGCTGCCGCCCCAGCACTTCCCGGTCAGCATGGAGCGCGAGGACGCCGCCCGGGCCGAGGAGCTGACGCGTGCTGTGCTCGGGGACGCCGGGTACGCATCCGCATACGCCGAAGGCGGCGGCCTCACCCTGGAGGAGGCCACCGCCCTCATCTGA
- a CDS encoding ABC transporter permease — protein MSTVTTTKPSTAGASAAAPKASAAPAGEGRIGLRANLRHIGALVRRNALQIKQDPESMFDVLFMPIIFTLLFVFVFGGAISGKGQQEAYVNYVVPGLMAMMGMNIAMGVGTGVNDDFKKGVMDRFRSMPIARSSVLIAKIVVELGRMMVAIAILLTVGFMLGLSIKTSVFDLLLSIGLSAVFGASLMWIFILLGLTMKTAQAVQGMAMLVLMPLQFGSSIFAPPSTMPGWLQTFTDYNPLSNLADAARGLINGGAVAHPVTVTLIWSVAITAVTMPLAVRKFRQKT, from the coding sequence ATGAGCACCGTAACCACGACGAAGCCCAGTACCGCAGGGGCCTCCGCGGCCGCGCCGAAGGCCTCCGCGGCCCCGGCCGGCGAGGGCCGGATCGGCCTGCGCGCCAACCTGCGGCACATCGGCGCCCTGGTGCGCCGCAACGCCCTGCAGATCAAGCAGGACCCCGAGTCGATGTTCGACGTCCTGTTCATGCCGATCATCTTCACGCTGCTGTTCGTGTTCGTCTTCGGCGGCGCGATCTCCGGCAAGGGCCAGCAGGAGGCGTACGTCAACTACGTCGTCCCGGGCCTGATGGCCATGATGGGCATGAACATCGCCATGGGCGTCGGCACCGGCGTCAACGACGACTTCAAGAAGGGCGTGATGGACCGCTTCCGGTCCATGCCCATCGCCCGGTCGTCCGTCCTGATCGCCAAGATCGTCGTCGAGCTCGGCCGGATGATGGTCGCCATCGCGATCCTGCTCACCGTGGGCTTCATGCTCGGCCTGTCGATCAAGACCTCGGTGTTCGACCTGCTGCTGTCCATCGGCCTGTCGGCGGTCTTCGGCGCCTCGCTGATGTGGATCTTCATCCTGCTCGGCCTCACCATGAAGACCGCGCAGGCCGTCCAGGGCATGGCGATGCTGGTCCTGATGCCGCTGCAGTTCGGCAGCTCGATCTTCGCCCCGCCGTCGACGATGCCCGGCTGGCTGCAGACCTTCACGGACTACAACCCGCTGTCCAACCTGGCGGACGCGGCCCGCGGCCTGATCAACGGCGGTGCGGTCGCCCACCCGGTGACGGTGACCCTGATCTGGTCGGTGGCCATCACGGCGGTCACCATGCCGCTCGCAGTCCGCAAGTTCCGCCAGAAGACCTGA
- a CDS encoding ATP-binding cassette domain-containing protein has protein sequence MVPMTRNDKNPLNGSNAVEVRGLVKHYGETKALDGVDLDVREGTVLGVLGPNGAGKTTLVRCLSTLIVPDAGTATVAGYDVVRQPRQLRRTIGLTGQYASVDEKLSGWENLYMIGRLLDLSRKDARSRADELLERFSLTDAAKKAAMNYSGGMRRRLDLAASMIGRPAVLYLDEPTTGLDPRTRNEVWDEVQRMVAEGATVLLTTQYMEEAEQLASELTVIDRGKVIANGKVDELKARVGGRTLKIRPAAASDLPGMARALAEAGLDGVAGSQAVPDEGVLLVPILSDEQLTAVVGLLAARGYAIADLGTYLPSLDEVFLAITGQRPTSVEDSVPTEKTEEVAA, from the coding sequence ATGGTGCCCATGACGCGAAACGACAAGAATCCCCTGAACGGCTCGAACGCCGTAGAGGTGCGGGGACTGGTCAAGCACTACGGCGAGACCAAAGCCCTGGACGGTGTCGACCTGGACGTCCGCGAGGGCACCGTCCTCGGGGTCCTCGGGCCCAACGGCGCCGGCAAGACCACCCTCGTACGCTGCCTCTCCACCCTGATCGTCCCGGACGCCGGGACCGCGACCGTCGCGGGCTACGACGTGGTCCGCCAGCCGCGGCAGCTGCGCCGCACCATAGGCCTGACCGGCCAGTACGCCTCGGTCGACGAGAAGCTCTCCGGCTGGGAGAACCTCTACATGATCGGCCGGCTGCTCGACCTGTCCCGCAAGGACGCCCGGTCGCGCGCCGACGAGCTGCTGGAGCGGTTCTCGCTCACCGACGCCGCCAAGAAGGCCGCGATGAACTACTCCGGCGGCATGCGGCGCCGGCTCGACCTGGCCGCCTCCATGATCGGCCGCCCGGCCGTGCTGTACCTGGACGAGCCGACCACCGGCCTGGACCCCCGCACCCGCAACGAGGTGTGGGACGAGGTGCAGCGGATGGTCGCCGAGGGGGCCACCGTCCTGCTGACCACCCAGTACATGGAGGAGGCCGAGCAGCTCGCGAGCGAGCTGACGGTCATCGACCGGGGCAAGGTCATCGCCAACGGCAAGGTCGACGAGCTGAAGGCCCGGGTCGGCGGCCGGACCCTGAAGATCCGCCCCGCCGCCGCGTCCGACCTTCCGGGCATGGCCCGTGCGCTGGCGGAGGCCGGGCTCGACGGTGTGGCCGGTTCGCAGGCCGTCCCGGACGAGGGCGTGCTGCTGGTCCCGATCCTGAGCGACGAGCAGCTGACCGCCGTGGTCGGCCTGCTGGCCGCCCGCGGGTACGCGATCGCCGACCTCGGCACGTACCTGCCCAGCCTGGACGAGGTGTTCCTGGCCATCACCGGCCAGCGGCCCACCTCCGTCGAGGACTCCGTTCCCACCGAGAAGACCGAGGAGGTCGCGGCATGA